Proteins from a genomic interval of Microbacterium imperiale:
- a CDS encoding MFS transporter, with the protein MFRSFSVFNYRVWFIGALVSNVGAWMQATALSWVVLTGLTDNDAGAMGVTMALQFAPPLLLVGVTGWVADRFDRRRLLMVTQTALLLVGLVIGTLLLQGVMTLPLMYAFAFGLGLISAFDNPARQAFVSDIVAREIAANAVALNAASFNGARMIGPAVAGVVIVAVGTGWVFFINAATFMAMIVALFLIRPGELIPRVQSPGAARLADGFRYVRGRPDLMVAFAMVFLLGAFGMNFPIFASTMAIEFGRDADGYGLLSSILAIGSLAGALMAARRDRARIRVVIFGAGLFAAAAAVSAFMPTYWLYALTLMFTGFAVVTTLTTANGYVQTTTDPALRGRVLALYMAILMGGTPVGAPIVGWVADQFGPRAAIGLGAIAAFLAFAVGATWMLVSGRVHRSSSRRFALALDETRPISVVAPEEFSDEVAGTTAIPLPDPAADTRRPRPAR; encoded by the coding sequence ATGTTCCGCTCCTTCTCGGTGTTCAACTATCGCGTCTGGTTCATCGGCGCCCTGGTGTCGAACGTCGGCGCCTGGATGCAGGCGACGGCCCTCAGCTGGGTCGTGCTCACCGGCCTGACCGACAACGACGCCGGCGCCATGGGCGTCACGATGGCCCTGCAGTTCGCTCCCCCGCTTCTGCTGGTGGGCGTCACCGGCTGGGTCGCCGACCGCTTCGACCGGCGGCGGCTGCTCATGGTCACGCAGACCGCTCTCCTGCTCGTCGGGCTGGTGATCGGCACGCTGCTGCTGCAGGGCGTGATGACCCTTCCCCTCATGTACGCCTTCGCCTTCGGGCTCGGCCTGATCTCGGCGTTCGACAACCCGGCGCGGCAGGCGTTCGTGTCCGACATCGTGGCGCGTGAGATCGCCGCCAACGCGGTGGCGCTCAACGCGGCATCCTTCAACGGTGCCCGCATGATCGGTCCCGCCGTCGCCGGCGTGGTCATCGTCGCCGTCGGTACCGGGTGGGTCTTCTTCATCAACGCCGCGACCTTCATGGCCATGATCGTGGCGCTGTTCCTCATCCGTCCCGGCGAGCTCATCCCGCGGGTGCAGTCGCCCGGTGCGGCGCGTCTGGCCGACGGATTCCGCTACGTCCGCGGACGCCCCGACCTCATGGTCGCGTTCGCGATGGTCTTCCTGCTCGGCGCGTTCGGCATGAACTTCCCGATCTTCGCCTCGACGATGGCGATCGAGTTCGGGCGCGACGCCGACGGCTACGGTCTGCTCAGCTCGATCCTCGCGATCGGCTCGCTCGCCGGTGCGCTCATGGCCGCGCGCCGCGACCGCGCCCGCATCCGCGTGGTGATCTTCGGAGCGGGCCTGTTCGCGGCGGCCGCGGCGGTCTCCGCGTTCATGCCGACGTACTGGTTGTACGCCCTCACGCTGATGTTCACCGGTTTCGCGGTCGTCACGACGCTGACCACCGCCAACGGCTACGTGCAGACCACGACCGACCCGGCACTCCGCGGCCGCGTGCTCGCGCTGTACATGGCGATCCTCATGGGCGGCACGCCCGTCGGCGCACCGATCGTCGGGTGGGTGGCCGACCAGTTCGGCCCGCGGGCGGCCATCGGGCTCGGGGCGATCGCCGCGTTCCTCGCCTTCGCTGTCGGCGCGACGTGGATGCTGGTGTCCGGTCGCGTGCACCGCTCGAGCTCGCGCCGGTTCGCCCTCGCGCTCGACGAGACCCGACCGATCTCGGTCGTCGCGCCGGAGGAGTTCAGCGACGAGGTCGCCGGAACCACCGCCATCCCCCTGCCCGATCCCGCCGCGGACACCCGCCGCCCCCGCCCCGCCCGCTGA